Sequence from the Lepidochelys kempii isolate rLepKem1 chromosome 7, rLepKem1.hap2, whole genome shotgun sequence genome:
TGGCCACCGACCTTGGCACCTGCGGGGCGCACGGAACCCGCCTCCTTCTTCGGATCAGGGCGCACGGGCCCCCTACCCACCGACCTGGGCTCCCTCGGGGCGCACGGGCCCCATTGGCCCACGGAATCGCCTCTTCTGGGGCGCAGGCCCCCCAGCCACGCACTTTGGGTGCTTGCAACCGCCCGATCCCTTTCTTTGTGGCCCACGAACCACCCTCGAGGGCGATTCTCGGCTTctcgcggggcgggggggggcacgaCCCCTGTCTCCAAGACGCACCGTCCCCAGCGCAGTCCGCTGCCCCCCTTCCAGCAGCGCGCGGCTCAAGAGGGTCcgggctgcaggggctgagcccGACGGAGGGAGAGGAGGATGGTCCCCCTCTTCCCGGGGCGGGGGATCCCGGCAGAGGCTGCGCGCCCCTGTGGTGCTGGTCTCTGCCGGGACTCAGTGCAGCCGGCGCATCTTGCGGCGGGGACCcgccggggcggggggcgcgTACGGGGGCTGCGGCTCGGAGCGCTGCAGGGGAGCGGGGAGGAAGCCGTGACGGGGGAGTAACAATGCGAAAGGCACAAATGCCAGCAGCGGCACCGCATCCCCCAAGCCGGCGGGCTGGCTCCGGGGCGGGGACgggtggggggagatgacaggctgggggaggggtggctagAGTGGGCCGCTGGGGGTCTAGATCGAGCGGGGTGGAGGCagcggaggggggcgggggcgggacaGGTGCCTGTGATGGAGGCGGGGAACTcgggttttggggggaaggggaaggagggaggggggactaGTGCATGGCATGAGCGAAGGGCTAGGGCAGGTTGGGTGGGTGAAGgggaggaagggctggggggaCATATTTCAGAGGGGAGGGTGatgggtgtgtaggaaggaggtgggggcaggtgttCAGTGGAGGGGCAGgtctcccggggggggggggggggctgagtgcGCTGGGAGAACAGGGCCTGTCTGTGACAAGTGTGCAGGGGTGACATTGTGgggttgttattgtagggtcataAACCACTGACCTGACGCCCTCCCTGAGCTTCAGCTGgtatggctggggtgggggtggggaattgatGGAGCCCCACAGGGGAAAGTGCCCCCACCCagtcccccaccccttccttgcAACACAGCACTGCACTGGGGCCAGCAGTGACTCCTCAGGGTCAGTACCCTccaccaagcccctgccccactccttggAGCACCCCTCCCACTTTGGGGCCTGctctgactgccaggggagagcactTCCTATtgagcccacccccaccccagcaactTCTCCCATTGCCCAGATGTgccgctcccccgcccccccactattctcaacaggaggggaggggctgccAGGAATCCTGTCCCAGAGACAGGAAGGATGTTGAGCTACAATGGAAGAGGagatatggggtgggggggaggaaggaagtgcTGTTAACCCTTAAGGCCCCAGGCAGGCCTGGGTAGGGAGGTGGGTGCTAACAACCCCCCCTCCCTGACACAGGGATGCCAAAGGAAGGGGGCTGCTGTCTGGGAAGGGGCTAAGGGAAGAGGTGGAAAAGGACAGGGAGCAAAGGGgctttgaacccaggtctctggggGAGGGTGTTCTCTagcagggaggaggtgtggggaggggttgaATCTAGGCATCTGGGGTGCATTTTCTAGCAGGGAGGATGGTGGGTGGAACCCAAGATTCTCGGGCCTGATTCcgagcagggagagggctggggattCAGTAGCAGGAGCGTGTATGGGAGGGGGGACAATCTCTagcagggagtggggcttggGGACTGAACCCAGGAATCCAGAGGTTATTCCCTAGCAGGGAGCGGAGGTTGGGGAGTAGCCGGGCCATGGCTGGCAGATAGATCCAGATTCCTGCAATGCCACGGCTGGTGGGAACAAAGAGCCTTTGTGTTCCCGCTGGGACatgggcagtgtgtgtgggggagaatagaggcctgggtgggggagggaagggaggctggAACATGGGCACAAGGCAGAAAAGGGAGAGGTGGGATGAGAGGTTGGGAATGGGAGACCCCAGTGCACCCCACTCAGGGTTACAGATTGTCCCCTCCCGAGGAGACCTCCAACTGGGCAGGAACAGGGTTGGCCTAGGAGACCAGGAGAATCCAGCTCTGCAGAGAATGGGGGCAGCGGGGTGTTTATTAGGGGTGTTCTCCCCTCAGAttcagtgctgaccccaatgccccagcaCAGTGCAAGGGATTCTTTCATAAACAGCCCCCACGCCTCACCCCAGATGGCTGCATCTCAGCTCCCAGTGAGGGAtccctctagaacagtggttcccaaactggggtttgtgaaatgttacaggggatTCTTGGGGGGCAAAAATCCTActggcggacagagctgtccctagggacctcGGGCAGCAtgggccagcagcccggagcccctggacttccaagagttAAGCAGATCAAAGcgagcatatctatcacactgaggagatttaaagttcaagactccttataagaaatggaaagggaggtggatattttttgctgttttaaaatgatTATGAAGGAGTTTAAGGTTTGTTGTAaggtgcgttgtttgcctggactgctcaagacctgaatacTTGTGTAGGAGAAACTCTTTGAGTTCCCTTCTTAAatcccttcatgctgtttcacatctgatactccttgatgaaacctaggAGCCTTGTCTCAGAACTAACTGGCTTATGCAATGTGATACAAGCTACttaagtgagatcttggaagcgTGTTACCGTTTTCAAAATGTAATATAAATACTgtcatgataaataataattaataataaatcgagtgtaataagcatgtcataaaaacaaatgttgTATTTCCAAGATTACTGCTTTTATCATTTATACTcgggtaaaggagaaaatccctggaaatattcattgcTAGGAGGGGGTTCCCGGGAGTTGACATTTTAGTGagaggggttcacaggttgttgaAGTTTGGGAGCCACCGCTCTAGAAACAGAAGGAAAGCTGGCTGCAACTCAGCTGCTAAAGAGAAAGCCGGGGAGGCTGCCCCCTTCACAGCCTCAGAGGGGAGAAAGCTCCCTCCCGCCCTCCCTGTAACTGCGGAGGACAAAGGAGACCCCCGGGGCACCAGATGCAGCCTGCAGAGGGGCGCACCGGGACCCTCCGCAGTTCCCCATGTCCACGTTAAGTCACAGGCTGGAGTAGCGGTAGATCCAGATCGGACTCtgccccccactctccttccagagctagggacagaacccaggcgtcccggctCCGCACCCAGATGGCTCCGCCCCGCACAGGGTGACGCGGGCAGCCATGCCGCTGCTGCGACCTGGAAGCAAACAGCCCGGGGGTCATATGGAAAGTGTCAATCGAGGGACAGCTCTGCAGGTTCGTCTTTGtgccctgggagtggggaggggtggcagctgggagccaggactcctgggttctgtcccccgccctggcaggggagtgggatctagtggttagagcagggaggggctgggtgccaggactcctgggttctgtcccagctctgggaggggagtggggtctagtggttaatgcagagtggggctgggtgcgAGGACTCTggggttccatccccagctctagcaggggagtgggggtgggagtcaggactcctgggttccatccccagctctagcaggggagtgggggtgggagtcaggactcctgggttctgtcccagctctgggaggggagtgggtcgAGTAGAGGCAGCATTCCCTGGTTCTCAGTTACTGTATCAGGGGGCGGTCCCCATTGTGTGACTGTCCCCCTGCTCTACTAGACCCACCCCACTttgcccccttctctccccacaggCTCCCTGTCTCTTCTCCggaggccagcagggggcagctgggagtTGGGGTCCTGCTCCTGGAGCCTGGGCCGGGCTAAATTGGTGCCGTGGGCCATGACCAACGACCTGGACATCTTTGTGGGGAACACCACGCTGATCGATGAAGAGGTGTACCAGCTCTGGCTGGATGGGTACTCAGGTATGGGGATTAGGGGGCTGGATGCCAGGATTCTGCCCAAGCCTGTGGGTGGAATTAGGGTCTaagtgggttagagcagtgggTGACTggaggtcaggactcctgggttctactcccaggtCTAAGAGAAGAGTAACTCTGGGTGAGTGTTCCCCCCCAACAacccatctgtgcctcagtttaccctgtTGCTCTGCTAATGCCAAGGTGGGAAATAGGATGCTTGTCCCATTGACCCCGTCCCCCGATAGCGGGTGGTGAGAGATGAGGTCTGGCCCTGCTCCCCCATACATTGATCTGGCTTCTGAGCCCAGTCCCACCTGCAGTGAGTGATGTGGTGGGAGGCTGGCCCTGCTGACCTCAGTCCCTTACCCCTCCCAGTGAGTGATGCGGTGAGCCTGCGGCTGCGCAGCGGAATCCTGGAGCAGACGGGGGCCACGGTGGATGTGCTGCAGAGCGACACCATGGATCATTACCGCACCTTCCACATGCTTGAGCGTCTGCTGCACACCCCCTCCAAGCTCATCCACCAGCTACACTTTCAGATCCCGCCATCCCGCCAGGCCATGCTCATTGAGAGGTGGGGGtatggggctgggagaggagggggttgGGCCCAAGGCTGGAGGGAGGCCAGACAGAGGCCAGGAGTGAAGGCAGGAGGCTGGGTGGGGAAGTGAAGGGAGCAAGGccaggagggaggctgggggttggggaagCTTGGTCCAaggctggggggaaggaagggaggaggaaactGGGCCTGAGGCTGGAGGGGGAAAGCTGAGcccaagtggggggagggaggaagcccaGCCAATGGCCCAAAGGGGTGGAGAAGCTGGGCCAAGGTTGGGTGGTGGGTTTGTGTCTGAGGTCCCGCTGGGGGAGTCTGAGGCTCTGGGTGCACGAGGGTGTCTGAAGCACCAGTGGAGCAGAGAGGGGGCAGCTGAGCTGTGTGGGGTACGGGTGTCTGAGGTGCCCTCTGTCTCCCACTCCTGCGGCGGCAGGTACTATGCCTTCGACGAGGCCTTCGTGCGTGAGGTGCTGGGCAAGAAGCTCTCCAAGGGCACGAAGAAGGACCTGGATGACGTCAGCACCAAGACAGGCATCACCCTCAAGAGCTGCCGACGCCAGGTATGGCTCAGCCCGGGGCTCCCATGAGCCTCTGGGGCAGCAGTTACCATCAGACCCAAGCTGGCAGCTCTTATGAGTCTCTCGGACAGTGGCCCCCATCAGGTCACAGGCCAGAGGTACCCATGAGCCTGTAGGGCAGCGGCTACCCTCAGGCCCTGAGCCGGCAGCTCCCATGAGCCTCTGGGACAGCAGCCTCTGTCAGAACGTGGGCTAGGGACTCCCATGAGTCTCTGGGGCATCAGGACACAGGCTGGGAATTCCCATGAGCCTCCTACACAATGAGACCTATCTGGACCCTGGCCAGGAGATTCCCAGGAACTTCTGGGGCGGTGTCTCTCATCAGGCACCAGGGTCGGGGACTGGCTGGTTCAGGGTGGGGGTAATGGGATACGGGGCCCTTCCCCTCTAGGGCTCtgactcttcccccccacacactggtGTCCTCCTCAGTTTGACAACTTCAAGCGGGTGTTTAAGGTGGTGGAGGAGATGCGGGGGTCCCTGGTGGAGAACATCCAACAGCACTTCCTGCTCTCAGACCGTCTGGCCAGGTAACAGGTCGGGGGGTACCAGTGGGGCACATCATGATGTAGCTCTGCCCCTAGAGTGTCTCTGCTGGGTTGGCTTGACCCCTCCTAtcccacacagagccctctgctgggCTAAGGGTCCCCAGAGCAGTGAGGCTGGAAATTAACATTTCCCCTAGGAtgcctggggcagctccccctAAGCAAtcggctcaggctctctgcataCTCCAGCAGAAACGATCccatgacttcaggagctggaACCCTGGGCTCGAGCCTGCAGCCCCTGGACCGTCAGCTGGGCCTACTCAGCACAGACCTGAGCTGCTCTAAGCCGTCCTTTCAGATCTGCGTCAGTgcttggatgaagtgagctgtagctcacgaaagcttatgctcaaataaattggttcatctctaaggtgccacaagtcctcctgttctttttgtggatacagactaacacggctgctactctgaaaccagtgcttGGATGGGCGACCTCCAAGGGGAACACTATGGGGTGCACTCCCATGGTAGTCAGTGCTGGCCCTAATACCGTGCTCCAGAGAGTGGGGCGGGAGTTAGGGACAGAGGAATTTTCTGATTCAGTGTATGGCACCTTCCCCTACCTCACCCCCAGGGACTACGCTGCCATCGTCTTCTTCGCAAACAGCCGCTTCGAGACAGGCAAAAAGAAGCTGCAGTTCTTGACCTTTGAGGATTTCGCTTACTGCGCAGAGCAGAtgatccagaactggacactgggagctgtgggtgagaCTGGGGACCCCCTGCTTGGGAGGAGATGGGGCAAATTGTAGCCCCTAGAGAGCTGTGCCCGGACAGCTCCTGGCACAATCATTAAAAACCACCCATGGTGCTATGGGGACCTGCAATGTCAGCTTACTCCCGGGGGAGGGGCGACATCACATGTAGCTCAGCCTGGCTCTGCGGGGTTGTGCTGTGGGGAATGCACCTGCTGGACTTCCCCTAGAACTGGGAGCTGCCTACTGTGGTCCCAGACTTACTCCTGCCTCTGTGTAAacagcccccatgccccaccccagaggtggctgcatctcagtgctgggttacggatccctgtataaacagccccccaccccaaagccttcTCCCATTGTCCACCTGCTCCCCCCAGACTCCAATGTGGACGACATGGACGTGGATCTGGATAAGGAATTCCTGCAGGAACTCAAGGAGCTCAAGGTGCTGATCGCTGATAAGGATCTGCTTGATCTGCATAAGAGGTACAGGCCtgatgtgggcagggctgggagccaggactcctggattctaatcccaggtctgggaggggagcgggctctagtgggttagagcaggactcctgggttctcttctccatgtggcctgtgttataggcCATGCGGTGGAGCTGGGAGAAGTAGCATTTTTGGGGGTGTCTGTTCTGTCCATATGTGATGCTGTTTCTTGGCCTCAGGCCTGGGGAGCGCTGGCAGCAGGCAAGCCCCTGGTGGGGGGCCTGACCTCTCTGTCCCTCTGCAGCCTGGTGTGTACGTCACTGCGTGGGAAGAGCTCGGTGTACAACGAGATGGAAGCCAATTTCAAGGTGTGtcctggggccaggagtgggggacAAGGAGTGAGTAATGGGAATGTGGAGGGCGGATTCCCCCTCCCGGTTCAAGAAGTCCCCTTCAGTGGCCAGGCCTCTGGGTGGTGCCCCCTGTTGGCACCACCTATCAATGCATTTCCTCTGCGTTACCTGATCACATGGGTCCCCTGTGTGCCAGTGAAGGGCTGCAGCCCATGGCCTGGCTTGCCTGGTGCCGCAGCCTCCTGCTGtggaccccctgaaccccccaccTCCATCTGCACCTGCCATGCCTGAGGCGCCCACCAGAGGGGGCTTCTGAGTCAGGCTGCCGGGCCCCACCAGCCTTCTGGGCTCTGAATGCCTGGGGGTGCTGGGGCCACGGACACCCTCCCCTCAGATCCATCCTCCTCTCCTTCTGGGGTGTCCCCAGGAGCCAGCTCCACCCTCGGCCCCTACCCCCTCCTGGCTTGGAACTGGgaggcaggattcctgggttctctccactTCTCAGTCACCAACTCACTGAGCGACCCTGGTGAGTCCCTTCCCCTGTGTGTGAATTGGTGGGTGGAGGGAGCGGTTTGTAACTGCGCAGATCCCTGAGGCGTGGGAGCCCCCGTGACGCTCTGGTGAACTTTCTGGGCCCCACAGAACCTGTCACGGGCACTGGTCAATATGGCCTCCAAGCTGATCCACACCAAGGACGTGCGTGACTTCTTCATCGACCTAGTGGAAAAGGTACCACCCCCCATGCACCCTGCATGTATTCACCCCCATCCTGTTCCCCCACAGGTGGTCATGGCCCCCCACATCTGGACTGACTGGTGGACatacccctcacccccatacactgCTCCATATGTACCaaccccatctcctccccacacacatataGACTTCTCAGATTCTCCACGGCCAGGATTTAATGTCTGTGGGTGAATTGGGGGTGGCGTGGCACTCCTGGGtgcccccagggcagggagaggccCCCAAAGCCAGCCACTAGAAAACATGCTGCCCTGCATTCCTAGGaagtgggagggaagagggagatTTGATCGTCATGGCGTGATCACCCCCCAGCTTCCACGCTGGTGGGGCAGGAAGTTGGTTAGTGCCTAGGAGAGGAGCGGGGCTATACTGGGGACTCTGGCCCCttgggaactgggctgagacccatCAAATCACCCCACATGGGGAATTATAGACTTGGAGAGGCACCAAGAGGGGAACTGCACCAGGtcccattcctcccctccccgagccagccagtcccaATTCCCAGCAAGGAGGGGATGAGGGTGAGGTTGTGGGGTGTTGCCCCCAGGACCCAGGCTGTCTCTgactccttttcccccttctccccagttcATTGAGCCCTGCAAGTCGGATAAGTGGACCTTGAACGACGTCCGACTCTTCCTGATGCAGTACACGATGTCCGCTCACACCTTGGACGCCTTCCGGTAAGTGCCGCCCGCCAGGGATTTGGGGGCCGCCACCACCAAAGTCACTGCTCACAGActcttcctgtcctaaacttgAGGGTAGCGTTGATGGCAGCTGTTAACCagcagccccatcccagagccagccGCATTTGAGCACCAGGTGAGGGATCCCTTTATAAACAGCTTCTGCTCCCCACTCCAGAGAAGGCTGCATCTCAGTAGCAGGTGACCGAACCCCTTATCCGTAGTCTCATACCCCACCGCAGAGCAGCTGCATCTCAGCTCCAGGCGAGGGGTTCCTGTACAAACAGCCTCCATGCCCCGCCCCTGAGGCGGATGTGTCTCGGTGCCATTGTCTGACATCCCCGTTCTTTACCCGCAGGCACCAGGCTCTCTGGGATC
This genomic interval carries:
- the FIBP gene encoding acidic fibroblast growth factor intracellular-binding protein, yielding MTNDLDIFVGNTTLIDEEVYQLWLDGYSVSDAVSLRLRSGILEQTGATVDVLQSDTMDHYRTFHMLERLLHTPSKLIHQLHFQIPPSRQAMLIERYYAFDEAFVREVLGKKLSKGTKKDLDDVSTKTGITLKSCRRQFDNFKRVFKVVEEMRGSLVENIQQHFLLSDRLARDYAAIVFFANSRFETGKKKLQFLTFEDFAYCAEQMIQNWTLGAVDSNVDDMDVDLDKEFLQELKELKVLIADKDLLDLHKSLVCTSLRGKSSVYNEMEANFKNLSRALVNMASKLIHTKDVRDFFIDLVEKFIEPCKSDKWTLNDVRLFLMQYTMSAHTLDAFRHQALWDRYMSTIKSCLLKMYHD